Within the candidate division WOR-3 bacterium genome, the region TAATATATTTATTGACCAGAGCCTTTAAAATCCCAATCAGTAAAAACCCGCCGGGTGGAAAGATCATAAAGAGGATGCCGTTATTTACGAAGAAGGAGATGCCAATTGGTTTACCGAAAAATGTCCCCGCGCTTAAGAATTCTCTGATGGCGCCCATAATGAAGATCACCAAGATGAAACCCAAACTCTTTCCCAAGCCATCAAGAAAGGAATCAATCACCCCGTGATGGTAGGCGAATGCTTCTGCCCTTCCCAAAACGATACAATTGACCACAATTAAAGGGACAAATACCCCTAAGACCCGATAAAGACCCGGTTCGTAAGCCTGGAGAAGATAGTCAACGATTGTGACGAAGGTTGAGATGATGATGATAAATACCGGAATGCGAACCTCTTCTTTCACCATCTTCCGGATGAGGGAGACGAAGATGTTAGATCCGATGATGACAAAGGATGTTGCCAAACCCATACCTAAGGCATCCCGAGCGGAAAGGGAGGTTGCCAGAGTGGGGCAGAGGCCGATCATCAAAATGAGAATCGGATTCTCTTTGATGATACCACTGAGAAGGTAATCAAAACGGGAAGGTCCTCTCTTAATCATTTAAGATATTCCTCATAAATCCTTATCCCTTCTCTAATCCCCTCACAGACCGCTCGGGAGGAGATAGTGGCGGCGGTCACCGCGGCAATCTCTCCACCTTCGCTCTGCAATCTAATCCTTTCCCTTCCCTTCCCGATAAATTGGGAAAGGAACTTATCCTCCCGAATCTTTGAGCCCAAACCCGGTGTCTCCTTAAAGCCTTCACTCGGACCGGCAATTCTTATTCCCACAACCTGACCACTGGTATCAATACCGCAGAGGATACCAATCGGACCGCCATAACCGCGGGGGAAAGTTTGGAAGACTAACCCAACCTTCTCTCTCCCCTCATTATATCCCAACCATAAATTTTCCTCTACCTTTTCAAATCTTACCGCATTGGGTAAGACAAAAGAGAGGGCAGAAGAAAGTGCCAATGCTTTCTCCTCTTCAATCTTCTTTTGGGTCACGGAATAAACCTTCCCCAAAAGATAGGCGGAGACAAGACAGACTATTCCTAAGACGACGATTGGTTTTATCCTATCGGCCATAAATCCTCGGTTTGGTGTAGCGTTCAATAAAAGGGGTGAGGACATTCATAAAAAGGATTGAATAACAGACACCTTCTGGATAACCACCGAAAAGTCTGATGAGCATCGTGAGGATGCCGCAACCAATACCAAAGATTACCCTTCCCTTCGGGGTGATCGGGATTGTCACATAATCGGTCGCCATAAAGAAAGCCCCTAAGATTAACCCACCGGAAAAGAGATGGAATAAGGGTGAGACCGCATTTTGAAAGAAAATCTTATGGAAGAGGGATATGAAAAAGACGGTTGCCAAGTAGGATAAGGGAATCCGATAATCAATCACCCGGTTGATGAGTAAGAAGACCCCTCCGAGGAGTAAGAGAAAGGCTGAGGTTTCCCCCAAGGAACCACCAACCGAACCGAAGAAGAGATTTTTTAAGACCGGGAGTGAAGAGAATTGGGAAACGAGTTTTGGGTAGGCGGTAGGATTCATTAAGCGGGTATCTTTTAAGAGGGTGAGGGGAGTTGCCTGGGTGATGCCATCAATTCCGGAGAGGCTACCAAAACGGGGTGGCAGAAAACCTTTGGTCATAAAACTGGGCCAACTCACAACCAAAAATGCCCGGGCGGCTAAGGCGGGGTTGATAAAATTATAGCCTAAACCGCCAAAAAACTGTTTGACAATAATTATGGCAAAGGCGCTGCCGATGATTGGGATAAAATAGGGGACATTCGGGGGC harbors:
- a CDS encoding RnfABCDGE type electron transport complex subunit D, translated to MENKITVSFSPHIRDRVNVEYLMFSVVVALIPALIGSVYFFGIRALIIIILSSLSSLLFEGLAQKAFGRKITIGDGSALITGLLLAFNLPPNVPYFIPIIGSAFAIIIVKQFFGGLGYNFINPALAARAFLVVSWPSFMTKGFLPPRFGSLSGIDGITQATPLTLLKDTRLMNPTAYPKLVSQFSSLPVLKNLFFGSVGGSLGETSAFLLLLGGVFLLINRVIDYRIPLSYLATVFFISLFHKIFFQNAVSPLFHLFSGGLILGAFFMATDYVTIPITPKGRVIFGIGCGILTMLIRLFGGYPEGVCYSILFMNVLTPFIERYTKPRIYGR
- a CDS encoding electron transport complex subunit E, translating into MIKRGPSRFDYLLSGIIKENPILILMIGLCPTLATSLSARDALGMGLATSFVIIGSNIFVSLIRKMVKEEVRIPVFIIIISTFVTIVDYLLQAYEPGLYRVLGVFVPLIVVNCIVLGRAEAFAYHHGVIDSFLDGLGKSLGFILVIFIMGAIREFLSAGTFFGKPIGISFFVNNGILFMIFPPGGFLLIGILKALVNKYIKREKR
- a CDS encoding RnfABCDGE type electron transport complex subunit G, which produces MADRIKPIVVLGIVCLVSAYLLGKVYSVTQKKIEEEKALALSSALSFVLPNAVRFEKVEENLWLGYNEGREKVGLVFQTFPRGYGGPIGILCGIDTSGQVVGIRIAGPSEGFKETPGLGSKIREDKFLSQFIGKGRERIRLQSEGGEIAAVTAATISSRAVCEGIREGIRIYEEYLK